A genomic region of Halobacteriovorax sp. JY17 contains the following coding sequences:
- the rplQ gene encoding 50S ribosomal protein L17 has product MRHQKHKYRIGNGPAHRVSLMKNLAIEVIDHGKIKTTITKCKAIRPYVEKLITIAKEDTVANRRLAFKKLNNKAAVQKLFTDVAPKFKERNGGYTRIMKMADGRVGDNAPMAYIALVD; this is encoded by the coding sequence ATGAGACATCAAAAGCATAAATATAGAATTGGTAATGGTCCAGCACATAGAGTTTCTCTTATGAAAAACCTAGCGATCGAAGTAATTGATCACGGGAAAATTAAGACGACAATTACTAAGTGTAAAGCAATTAGGCCATATGTTGAAAAGCTAATCACTATTGCAAAAGAAGATACTGTTGCTAATAGAAGACTTGCTTTCAAAAAATTAAACAATAAAGCAGCTGTTCAGAAATTATTCACTGATGTAGCGCCTAAGTTTAAAGAAAGAAATGGTGGTTACACTAGAATTATGAAAATGGCAGACGGAAGAGTTGGTGACAACGCTCCTATGGCATACATTGCTCTAGTAGACTAA